From the Aspergillus puulaauensis MK2 DNA, chromosome 1, nearly complete sequence genome, the window CTACCCGTCGGAATCGGCATCCTCCCTGATGAGCTCCGGCTTTACCCTACGGACCTGGAGACACCCGTTCCACTTTCAGAGGCTCATGCTCTGGTTGCACGGCACAGTCGCCATCACCGCACTCGTCACTATAACAATAGTACCGGCGGTGCACAGCTTGTCCGTCAGGAATGGCGCATCAATTTCGACGTCATCCCGCTTGGCGGCTCACTCATGTCTGACCTCCCGGGCCAGAATACCGCCACACAATACTGTGGTTCATGGCAAACGGTGGACTGGATGACGTACGGCGGAATTGGTCTAGATAAGTTCGTGTTTGTTATTGACAAGAGGAGTGGGGACGTTATTGGCGTTGAAGTTCCAGCGTTGAGGAGCGGTTTGTTGACGAGGTAGTTACACTTCTGGTGTGCTTCGAGTTGCTGATTTTCAATGGTACACAAGGAttgtttcttttgtttttccGTTATTCTTTTTGCTAATTCCCCTCACCTCATTATTCTTTGCCGCAAGGTCTGTTTAATGTTTACATATATTTCATCTTGTTTCTGAGGTTACATACGCCTTGTGTAAATTTCATATCCTATCATTACTATGGAAGATAGATTAGGTTAGATAGAAAGTCATAATATGTcatcatatatatttccAATGTTTTTTTGCCGACATTCTGATATCACATAGGATGTTATGACATGACGGTATAGCTATATTTCAATTCATTCATGATCCGTTTCGGTCCCATCACTCAAGTCATCATCCCCGTCTTCATCCGACTCCACCTCATCActatcatcgtcatcccgGTCATCAAGACCAGGAATCCCGCGCCAATTCACATAATCACCCTCTAACCACCGCCGACTCCGCGGCAACTGGTAAGGGTCGAACGGAAAATAAGCATCGAGCTGATAGCCGAGATCATCACCGGCGCGAGTCTCGCGCTCAACCTGGCTAAAGCGGGGGTCTGAAAGGGCAGCAAGGTTGCGGTATGTAGACATGCGGAGGCGCTTGTTTGTTTCGAGGATCGTGAAAACGTAGATGAAGTTGAGGTGTTGAGACATGCGAGCGAATTGGGAGACAATGGCTGGAGAGCAGACCTTGAGGGGGTTGAGTTTGGAGAGAATAGCTTTGTGGAGGACGTCTCGGATGGAAGGGGGGAAAACGATGTCTTCGGGTTCGAGGTCGTCGATTTGCTCGGGCGTGTCGCCGTCGATGGCGGCTGTTGTCAGGTCGCGCCAGCGGAAGCAGAAGATGTAGAGGAGGGCTTGGGCGGTGGAGTAGAAGGGTCCGAAGCGGCGGAGGTCGGGCCCTCGGCAGGAGGGCTCGTAGTCTAGGCGTAGAGTGTTTAGGTGTGTGCCGAGGAGGTCGAAGACGTCGCGGACGACTTCGCTGGAGATATGAGCGCCTCGAGCCACGAAGCTGGCGAGgtaggcggcggcggattgGCGCAATATGGCGGGTTGCgctttgttgaagatgagcTGAACGCATGTGGCGGCGAACCGATCAACGAGGACGGGGGAGCACtgggagaagtggaagaggaggaattgTGAGTGGCGGGAGCGGTAGGTagggaggatgatggtttgGAAATGGCTGAGTAGGAGGTCGAGGGCGTTCTCCTTGTCGTCGAGGGTGCCAGATTTGAAGGGTGGTGAATAATATTCAAACATTGTATCAATCATGCCGTCAAGCTTGAGGATGTTctccttgatgatctttAATCGTCGAGATTCTTCCTCGACAGACTCGTCACTCATCACCGAGGCGttatcgtcgtcgtcatcgtccaAGTCCTCAGCGAACATCACGGTCTCTGGGGAGATGTCGTGCAGgacgtcctcgccctcttcgtcctcgagGTCTTCCATGTCCACTTGGATTTGCACGTCGATTTTGACCAGCTTCTCGGTAATGAGAGCAAGGATGTCGGCTTGGAGTTCTGGAGCATATCTGATGACTCTGACAAGATTTTGCGTATAGGCGATGTTGGCCTTAGCTGAATCGGTATCGAATGGGAACTGAGACGATATTATGGGTGATAGAGATCCGCTTCCAGACGGGACCAGCTGCATGACGTGACGCATGGCCATATGAACGCGGGTGTAAGCCTCGGCGGGATGGACATGAGGATACCCCGGCAATCTCCCTGTGCCTTTAGGGAGCTCACCCATATAGTTGGTTAACATCTTCAGCACAGACCCCAAGTAACTTCCCTGGGCGGCCGCAAGGTTGCCCAAAAACCGAATGTACAGCTTGACGTACGATTCGTCCCGCCCGAGCCACTCGCTGGCCAGTACGGCGTTCACTAACCCGTTGCAGCTCCGATCCAGCGCCGCCACATTCGAGAGAAGGCCCATAAGATGATGTTTCAATGTATTGTGTGTAGGTACATTTGTTTGTGGCAAGCCGTTCGTATCCTGGCGCCGGGGGCTGGTCGTGAAGATCTCCTTGACTCGGTCGTAGGCCTCACTATCGCCGCCCGAGACATGCCGTTGAATCGCCCGCCGCACTTCCTCTCGCACCACAGCTGCGCTCTTGTCTGTTGTTCCATGGCTCCCATTTTGTACCTTTTTGCTGTATGGGATCTCTCGCATTTCCACGTCTTCGTCGAACTGCACGCGGGCTTTTTTCCGAGGACTAGGCTGGCCATCTGGATCATCAGCAATGGAGGATGTGGGCGAGAGTGATAggtccatttcctccatccTGTGTTTTACTCCGGCGGCGGAGTTAGGTGTCTTAGAGTTCTTCAATATGGGCGCTGGTGACGATGTTGTTATCATCTTTGAAGGTGTATGTAGTCCCGTCGCTGGGCCGCGCGAGGCGCTGGAGAGGGAGACCATGGGTAATAACACAGTTGATCAAATCTAAACTTTTTGAAAAAACAAATGCAGTGCCTGCAACTGCAACATTTGATGCGCTCTAAATGACTCCAAATGCCAAACAATAAGAATGGAAACCAGGCACACGACAATGCGGTGGCTACAAAGGTTAAGCGCTCTGAAAGGAAGATTGCACAGGGAGGAGCCTCATAAGTTGGTCCATCACAGTCGAGGATTCAGGGACCCTACTCTTGTGCGTCGACCGGGAAATGATGACAGACTATTGAATAGGCGTGAAAAAccgaaggaggagagcaagATGTTGCTTGAGGTCAAGAATCTTGAAGCGGAGAAACAAAAGTGGACTTCATGGATTTTTTTTCTGTGGGGCATAAAGTGGAGCCTGAGGCCGCAATACCCGTGACCAGCGCGTGATCAACGCGATCGAACCCTACAAATTGCCTATTGCGGTTATATAGCATTCTACAACGAGGCTGTTGATTGTATTCTGAATTTCCATTCATAGTTCTAAAACTAGCACTAACTAATTCTCTTCAGCTCGAAACGTCCGTAACAGAAGCAGCGTATAGTACCCATAACACATCTCAAATAGAGATaacacaaaaaaaaacagaaaggcGAAAAGTGAGATATTGTTCCGTAGCAATACCTCCCGTGGTATATAGCGAACACAATCGAAAGCAATAGTAGGTGAAAGGTCGTAAAGGAGTGAAAATTAGTTGGTCGTAACATGTGACATCGGCGGAAAGACCGGACATCGAGCCTTTTCTCTCCGCAGGAGTAGAAAGACGTTTTGACTTTTGATATTTCATAGCCAGGATGTGGAAGCTATCGGGCCCAGCCGATCGTCGAAGATACTACCGTAGAGATCCTCGATCTCCACAAGATAGTCGTTCACCGAATACTTCTTCAATCCCTTACTGTGCAAAATccgctcttcctcgtcaaacAGAGGGGCACCCCCAAACTCCTCGACCACTTCGTTTACTTGCTCCAACTCCTTCCCGAACGGATGCGGCTCGGCGTTATAGTCATCGTAAGCTGGTTGGGCGGAATTGTTGGAGCGGTTCGCGTGTAGCGGTGGAGGGGACATGCGCTTCATGGAGCGCTGGCGCGCTAACTCCTGGTGTGTTCGTTTAGTGTGAGAAAGTGCGCGTCTAGGGACCATAGGGGCATCAttggaggatgttgttgacgaggacgaccGCGGATGGCTTGTCACGGTCGCAGACCGTTTTGGGAAATATCCTGAAAGTGGATTTGGTTCGGTGGGCGATTCTTCAGGTGAAGTAACTGGTGAGGGGATGCCGTGTTGAGTGAACGATAGTTCTGAGTCGTCGGGCGATTGTAATGACgaagtggaggaagaagacgccgAGTGGAGATCCGGGGCATTATAGGCAAGCATATTTGTCGTGGATAGGAGCTCTACCGGTCCGGAAATCTTGCCTCGCTTTATAGTACCGGACGAGAATTTGGGCTGGCCCTCACGGTAGGGCATCGGCGAAGACACCTCCATGCGCTTGGAGCGCTTGGTAAACGCCCGAGTGAGAGTTGACATTGTGAACAGCTGCGAATATACTAAGCGACGGGGTCAAGTCGAGAGTCCCTAACACATCGAGTTTCGGAACAGGCCCAGTGATATAAGTTTCCCTTCGTCTGCTGTTTTTGGTCGCTTGTCGAGTATTTCCTATTTTTAGAGGCACCCGATAGGTCGTTTTCAACACTTTTGAATTGACGTTCTCTTGGCGGGGACAAGAATGTGCGGTGGACGATCGCGGGAGTGGGGATTCGTAAAGAATGGAAGATCTATCAACGGCTATCCGTTATCAGATAGAGTCGTACGTAGTCTCGTAGATGGATTGGCTTTCGATCAGTCAATGAATGGGCGTAGGAATGCAATTCCGTATTTCTCTCTTTGCACAGCAGAAGAGATTCAATGAGGGTTTTTTAAGTCGTTCTCTGAAGAGGGGAGGCTGCCTGACTCAAGGGGTGTCGAGTTGCTGCAGCAGCGCAAGATTGTACAGGTGAAGATCTGGGCGGACAACCAGGACTCGCcgaagggaaagaagagaattgAAGAATATAAATCCAAGGACCAGCACCtagagaaggaaagaatctAGGACGCTCCGATCAAGGACTGGAGAAtggaaaggagagaagacgGAATCCAGGACGGAacctggaggagagaaggagggaagaaaGCGAGGGAGGCAACGGGTAAAGAACACGAGATGGAGGTCGAAGGGTCTGGGCAATCTGCGCAAGCGCACTCTCGGTGCCTGTCGGGCCACTCACTGCCCGTCGAACCGCGATCTTTGTTCAAACTTTGCCCACGCTGCCCACGTTCTCCAATCCGAACGCCCGAACCAGACGAAAAATCTGACGCCCCAGGGTCTTCTGTTCGCTTTCAGTTTGGTTCTCCTGAGCGATTTTCAGTTTTTCAACGAGGAACCATGGTCGTCTCCTATCTAAGTCCACGGTTCGCTTTAAGGCTGAACCTAGACTCTCCTTTCTACAGTCGAATTCTACATGGCGACCAGGTGCCACCTCTCCGATGGCAAAAATCAAAAGACAGGGCCAGCTGATACGTACTGCCAATGTGGGAATCATGGGCCCTTCGGTTGTCAACTTGTCACACTTCCAGGCCCGATCGTCACCATGAGGAGTCGAATGAGATGGAGTGAGGTCCTGAAAGCTAATATGAATCTAAGGCTATAATTGGCTAAACTTTGTCAGACGAGCATGAGAGTCAATCAATTTCGACCAGTCATCCTCTGCCGGATCAGCCCAAGGTGTGCTTGCACTCGCGCCGGTTCACTTTGGCGCCAGGAACGGGAACGCCGTGGCCTCTAGAAACGCCCGACTGCCTcaggtggtggaggatgaAACAGCGATTATCTGCCGACTCGTCTCAGAATGATCAACTCAGGTCCTTGGACGTTGCATCCATTTCAGAGTGAAGCGAGGAAATCACCTCTATACAAGCGACCGACCGTTGCACTTTGATTGTGAAGTTGTGAACACAACAGATCTTGACCACAAAGGACACGCAATCGGCGTCATCTGCTCTGCTGTCTGCAGTCTGGACACAATTCATCCCCAACCTGGTAGACTTGGTCCAATAATTGTTAATGTTGGCCAGACAAGTCGTTCCCCCACTCTCGTGGGGCCGACCCTGGAAACCCACCGTTTGTCCACGGCTTCGACTGGATTGACTCGATATCAAGACATTTGCAGTTAAAACCCGAATTTCGTCAGAGACCACTGAGACAGTGACATGGAAGGAACAGCTGGAGGAATCGCTGTCGGAACAACGCATCCAGCAAATGGTTCATGCAGCTGGACAGAACTGCCGGGTGATACGTCCACAAGTCCAGCCCACGGGACCAAATCCGTTCCCGTTTGAGACTCGGTTGCTCGACAGTGTACTTCCGAATAACTGCTCGGTCTGGGTGCTGTAAGAATGTCTGCTAGGACATATCCAAAGTGTGTCTGGTTGTTATAATAGTACTGTCGACTATTGAGAGGCTATTATTTCACTGTAGTCATATTGCGGTCGCACGGTTTTGATTCCCGAGGGCCCAGGTTCCAAACTCAACCCGTAAAAGGAAATTATGATGAAGATCGCGCTCC encodes:
- a CDS encoding rDNA-binding RNA polymerase I transcriptional factor (BUSCO:EOG09261660;~COG:K;~EggNog:ENOG410PG3I;~InterPro:IPR007991;~PFAM:PF05327); protein product: MVSLSSASRGPATGLHTPSKMITTSSPAPILKNSKTPNSAAGVKHRMEEMDLSLSPTSSIADDPDGQPSPRKKARVQFDEDVEMREIPYSKKVQNGSHGTTDKSAAVVREEVRRAIQRHVSGGDSEAYDRVKEIFTTSPRRQDTNGLPQTNVPTHNTLKHHLMGLLSNVAALDRSCNGLVNAVLASEWLGRDESYVKLYIRFLGNLAAAQGSYLGSVLKMLTNYMGELPKGTGRLPGYPHVHPAEAYTRVHMAMRHVMQLVPSGSGSLSPIISSQFPFDTDSAKANIAYTQNLVRVIRYAPELQADILALITEKLVKIDVQIQVDMEDLEDEEGEDVLHDISPETVMFAEDLDDDDDDNASVMSDESVEEESRRLKIIKENILKLDGMIDTMFEYYSPPFKSGTLDDKENALDLLLSHFQTIILPTYRSRHSQFLLFHFSQCSPVLVDRFAATCVQLIFNKAQPAILRQSAAAYLASFVARGAHISSEVVRDVFDLLGTHLNTLRLDYEPSCRGPDLRRFGPFYSTAQALLYIFCFRWRDLTTAAIDGDTPEQIDDLEPEDIVFPPSIRDVLHKAILSKLNPLKVCSPAIVSQFARMSQHLNFIYVFTILETNKRLRMSTYRNLAALSDPRFSQVERETRAGDDLGYQLDAYFPFDPYQLPRSRRWLEGDYVNWRGIPGLDDRDDDDSDEVESDEDGDDDLSDGTETDHE
- a CDS encoding uncharacterized protein (COG:S;~EggNog:ENOG410PR5J); protein product: MSTLTRAFTKRSKRMEVSSPMPYREGQPKFSSGTIKRGKISGPVELLSTTNMLAYNAPDLHSASSSSTSSLQSPDDSELSFTQHGIPSPVTSPEESPTEPNPLSGYFPKRSATVTSHPRSSSSTTSSNDAPMVPRRALSHTKRTHQELARQRSMKRMSPPPLHANRSNNSAQPAYDDYNAEPHPFGKELEQVNEVVEEFGGAPLFDEEERILHSKGLKKYSVNDYLVEIEDLYGSIFDDRLGPIASTSWL